In Athene noctua chromosome 11, bAthNoc1.hap1.1, whole genome shotgun sequence, the sequence TAAGGTATCCAGTGTAGAAAATGCTTGCTAAAATAATTTCAAGTACTGTTTGAGCCCatgtaaaaatcacagaaatcttACTAAGGTTGAACTACATTGACTTAATCCTATCAAgctgaaacaatttaaaatttaCAGAGCTGAGGAATGCCAGAGCTGATACAGCTCATAACAGTGCACATGATTTGTGAAGCTTTTCTGTCAAATTAAAGAGCATTagacttaaatttctttttcttgtttagatttttaaataaaccaagTCTGCATATTAAAACCCACACCTGAAGCAAATCAAACTGATAAAAATGTATCCCTGTTGAGGGGAAGGAAAgcagttaatttctttttctttcaggtggTTTGTGTTCCACTGTGGATCCTGATGTCATTTCTGTGTCTAGTGGTGCTCTATTACATTGTATGGTCTGTTCTGTTCTTGCGCTCTATGGATGTGATTGCTGAGCAAAGGAGGACGCACATCACAATGGCTGTCAGCTGGATGACAATTGTAGTTCCACTGCTCACATTTGAGGTAGGAAAAAGCGTAATGAGTTTTATGTATCTTGTTCTTTTTAGTGAGTGGTGAACATTGCTCTGCCTCTTTTGGAACTTACCAAAATGAGAgtactgctttttgttttggaaTGAAATACTaatagcaaatattaaaaaaaaaacccaacaaacaaacaaaaaaaaacaaccaagaattctctgtttctttaacgttttttttgagtaaaatatgCATCACGTTGAAACTGTAACTACATGTTTCTCTGGAGGCTGTTTTCCTTCACTGATGTGTGTGAAGTTGAAGATCTGAGATCAGCCTGTGTTTTGAGAAGCTTGGAAGTAGGTATTGCAAATAAACTGATGTTGTATCATTTTTTTGCCATTTAGATCTTACTAGTACACCGACTGGATGGGcacaattctttttcttttataccCATATTTGTTCCTCTCTGGCTTTCACTGATAACTTTAATGGCAACAACATTTGGACAGAAAGGAGGAAATCACTGTAAGTATTTAGGAATCATGGTAACAGATTGAAACTCAAGGCTTAAATGTTATTTATCAAGATTTGTGTTTCAAAAAGGGCATTTTTGTATGTATTCTCTTATGAAAGAATTCAGATGTGTCTGTTACTATTGTTTTCAGGTGACTTTAAGTTTTCAGTGTTTACAGtgcctcttgattttttttttttttttttttttttttttgtccttattCCTGTAGGAGTGCAACTTCTGCTTGGACTTAACTTGAAATCTCAATGGGATTTTAACTGTAACTTAGCCTTTTACCCTTCCTTATTTCCATGGGTTTCATTCTTACAGGACATGACTGGATCTTTCTACTCTGGGTTCTGAAAATAGTGTAGCACTTACCATTTTTAATTAGCATTTGTCCTACTAGCTTGAACCTGTGTTCTCTTTACTCTTTGGCCAGATAGTGCTCTGTGTTGATCCGCTGTAATGTCAGTTGCTTGAGTGGCCAGTGTAGATTTACTAGACTTTTATCCCCACCAGAACTAGTACTGCCCAAAGGAGCAATTTGCACTTTCAGCCATCTCATGTTACTTGACCCAGTTCACATGAGTAGCTCTTCCCACCAGGTTGCAGTTCATGTTCCTTGTTGACAAGGCGATAAAATTTGTTAGGATTTTTCAGAGTTGAGCAAACCACTTGTGATCTTTGTTATATAAACTCACTTCAGTTTTGGTCTGATTGTGAAATATATAGAGAATTTCTTTCTTAGGTCATGACTAAGCTTATCTCCATACATTTAGTTTACTTTTATATTGTTGTACCACCAGTAACAATTTtccatgcattttaaaaaaaataatttatggcCAAATTAGCCTTTTGGAAAGGCACATGTTCATTTTATCTTCTGTAgggtaaataaatatttatgtaaatttttttttaaaaggctactCATGTAAAGTGAGGCTCAGAGCAACACAACATGACAAACAGAGTGTACTGGTTTCTAACTAGCGCAAGTAATACCAAGGATGAGATACTTCTGGCATCACATCATATTTGGCTAACAACAAAAGTATTTGGGGAATACTGAATACATACATTTACTGATCTGTGTCTGCCTATGCCATCACATTCCCTCTGGTATTGTAACCTGTATGGATCAGACAAAAGTTGGCATGAATGTCTTCCCATGTGGCACTGATTGCTTTGATTGAGATGCAAAGGCTTTTGTGTTCTTTCTCTGTGTACTGATGTGACCTGCCACTGCTTAACGAGCAGAATGAAATTAAATGGATTCTTTCTGTGGTAGTACAGCTATAATTTATACCTATGGATATACACAGACACGCATGCACGTGCAGACATGCTGAGGCATGTCTATGTATATATTCTGTAGGTATATCTTTGTTTATAATCTGAACTGTAATGTGTGATAAGTATAAGTAACACACTGAGAAGCAGCACTAAGAAATTTTATATCGTTCATATGCAAACAATCAAGGGAACTTATACAAGATTACATAGTCTGCCTAGTTAAATTTTTAATCTGCTCTGCagtaatgtgaatttttttttttctttttttagggtGGTTTGGAATTCGCAAAGACTTCTGCCAGTTCCTGCTTGAAATTTTCCCATTCTTACGAGAATATGGCAATATTTCTTACGATCTTCATCATGAAGATAATGAGGAAACGGAAGAAACACCACTGCCTGAACCACCAAAAATTGCACCGATGTTTCGAAAAAAGACTGGAGTGGTCATTACACAGAGCCCTGGAAAATACGTGATTCCACCTCCCAAACTGAACATTGATATGCCAGATTAAAATGACAGTAGCATATTAAACTTGATTGAACTGGCAATCAACAGACAAATGTATTTCATCTCATGCCTTGTCCCAATTACTTTAAAACAGGTATGGCTGAATCAGTGTCTTGGATTACACAAATTGGAGATCTTGAAGATAATCTGAGAGTTTTTCCAGAGATATGTGGTGGTCTAATTTGTGAACCTTCCTAACGGGTTGGTTGCACATTTGCCTGTATAGTATTTATATGAACATTTTAGCAGTGTAATATATTGTGTAAAAGTCTTGTCCTGTACAGTATAAGTATTatctaaaagtatttttttaaaaaccctgtaCGAAATGCCTATGCTATTCCAGGTGTCTTTTAGGTCCTAAATATACACTTGACTTCCATGTGTGTTTTAGATGCTTTTTTGGAGATGCCTTAGTATAGTACCTCTTTACTACTTTTCCTGTTCAGCTACAATCATTGTCTTAACCACAGAGGCACAGGAGTGTTGCACTTCTCAGGCAAGACTGGAAAGCTTTTTGGGAGGGGGGAATAGAATGTATAGCAACTTACATGATGTTTTTGAGTTTGCTATGTAAATTTTCATGTAAGTAATCTGAACTTTTGCACTGATTTGGgagttaagtgttggttttgttgcttttccagTTTCATGTTTTAATTGTTCTTGAGCAGCATGTACACCATTCTCCCATTAGACTGTTTAATAAGCTGTTCCCACTTGCATTGTGCGTACAGACTATG encodes:
- the TMEM185A gene encoding transmembrane protein 185A isoform X2 produces the protein MNLRGLFQDFNPRAEGETCVEFKAMLIAVGIHLLLLMFEVLVCDRIERGTHFWLLVFMPLFFVSPVSVAACVWGFRHDRSLELEILCSVNILQFIFIALRLDEIIRWPWLVVCVPLWILMSFLCLVVLYYIVWSVLFLRSMDVIAEQRRTHITMAVSWMTIVVPLLTFEILLVHRLDGHNSFSFIPIFVPLWLSLITLMATTFGQKGGNHWWFGIRKDFCQFLLEIFPFLREYGNISYDLHHEDNEETEETPLPEPPKIAPMFRKKTGVVITQSPGKYVIPPPKLNIDMPD
- the TMEM185A gene encoding transmembrane protein 185A isoform X1 is translated as MNLRGLFQDFNPSKFLIYACLLLFSVLLSLRLDDKIQWSYWAVFAPIWLWKLMVIVGASVGTGVWARNPQYRAEGETCVEFKAMLIAVGIHLLLLMFEVLVCDRIERGTHFWLLVFMPLFFVSPVSVAACVWGFRHDRSLELEILCSVNILQFIFIALRLDEIIRWPWLVVCVPLWILMSFLCLVVLYYIVWSVLFLRSMDVIAEQRRTHITMAVSWMTIVVPLLTFEILLVHRLDGHNSFSFIPIFVPLWLSLITLMATTFGQKGGNHWWFGIRKDFCQFLLEIFPFLREYGNISYDLHHEDNEETEETPLPEPPKIAPMFRKKTGVVITQSPGKYVIPPPKLNIDMPD